A single genomic interval of Panthera tigris isolate Pti1 chromosome E3, P.tigris_Pti1_mat1.1, whole genome shotgun sequence harbors:
- the BRAT1 gene encoding BRCA1-associated ATM activator 1 isoform X5, with amino-acid sequence MLAAQEDCFQYLQQGELLPRLFGEAGPLGGAAWTAPSVRSGWIQGLRSLARHPSALCFLADCGAVDTIFSLQGDSSLFVASAAGQLLVHVLGLSLQGPAEGHPGLQTGDWPVCAQKIASHIEESLRSAATPQITQALNVLTTAFGHCHNPWTQVLWVRLSPLVASLLEKDPVPAAHSLVDLLLSVARSPVLSSSSCGLWETLAQTLSHLSPTQAGPLALGILKLQECPQALRAQAFAVLLQPLTCVLEATAQAPGLLDSLDGTGGASVTVDTLLPSKAACVGLLCRTLAHLELLQPLPQRPSPWPQAPLLGATVTILRLCSGSATPASDAGGHLCAFLVGCVRVQRAALDFLGTLSQGTGPRELVTQVFAVLLEYLTSPDSSPTVLKKAFQATFRWLQSSPETPGCSDLDPHAQLFLRDLLPVLPKRLCSPCWEVRDSGLEFLTQMIGRWGGQAGFRHALLASEVPELTEQLLRDPESYVRASAVAAMGQLSSQGLRVTPASPEHPGGQQKSLLAELLHILSTDSEGFPRRAVMHVFTQWLRDGHADVARDTERFVARVLQVASQDLDWEVRAQGLELALVFLEQTLGRPSSHCPYAVTPPVAAPPSPLAQALRPLCRVQLFEFAFRALFDCDRPVAQKSCDLLLFLRAQTASYSGPQGSGSVPEVASVEAALQRWQAGDQGQPLGYLEPEVVVAVLRSMDLEGLRGALAESSDRVEKSPRSLLQDMLATVGALGEDEADCY; translated from the exons ATGCTTGCAGCCCAGGAAGATTGCTTCCAGTACCTTCAG CAGGGGGAGTTGCTGCCCAGGCTCTTTGGGGAGGCAGGACCCCTCGGAGGCGCCGCCTGGACCGCCCCCAGCGTGCGCAGCGGCTGGATCCAGGGCCTGCGCTCCCTGGCGCGTCACCCCAGTGCCCTGTGCTTCCTGGCCGACTGCG GTGCCGTTGACACCATCTTCTCCCTGCAGGGAGATTCCAGCCTGTTTGTGGCCTCGGCAGCTGGGCAGCTCCTGGTGCACGTCCTGGGCTTGTCTCTGCAAGGTCCAGCTGAGGGACACCCTGGCCTGCAGACTGGTGATTGGCCAGTGTGTGCCCAGAAGATAGCGAGTCACATTGAGGAGTCCCTGCGCTCCGCAGCCACCCCGCAGATCACACAGGCTCTAAACGTGCTGACCACCGCTTTCGGGCACTGCCACAACCCTTGGACGCAAGTCCTGTGGGTGCGGCTGAGTCCCCTTGTGGCCTCTCTGCTCGAGAAAGACCCCGTCCCCGCTGCACACTCGCTCGTGGATCTCCTCCTCAGCGTGGCCCG TTCTCCGGTGCTGAGTTCATCCAGCTGTGGCCTGTGGGAGACTTTAGCACAGACTCTGAGCCATCTGAGCCCCACCCAAGCAGGGCCGTTGGCTTTGGGGATCCTGAAACTGCAGGAGTG TCCACAGGCGTTGAGGGCCCAGGCCTTTGctgtcctcctccagcccctgaccTGTGTCCTTGAAGCCACCGCTCAGGCCCCCGGACTCCTAG ACTCGTTGGACGGTACCGGGGGCGCTTCGGTGACGGTGGACACGCTCCTCCCCTCCAAGGCGGCCTGTGTGGGTCTCCTGTGCCGGACGCTGGCCCACCTGGAGCTGCTGCAGCCACTG ccccagcgCCCCTCACCCTGGCCTCAGGCGCCCCTGCTTGGCGCCACGGTGACGATACTGCGGCTCTGCAGTGGTTCGGCGACCCCCGCCTCTGACGCGGGGGGCCACCTCTGTGCGTTCCTGGTGGGCTGTGTGCGGGTCCAGCGAGCGGCCCTCGATTTCCTGGGGACGCTGTCTCAGGGGACAG GTCCCCGAGAGCTGGTGACACAGGTGTTCGCTGTCCTTCTGGAATATCTCACAAGCCCAGACTCCAGCCCCACG GTTCTGAAGAAGGCCTTCCAGGCCACGTTCCGGTGGCTCCAGAGTTCACCTGAGACCCCTGGCTGCAGTGATTTGGATCCCCACGCCCAGCTGTTCCTAAGAG ATCTTCTCCCCGTGCTGCCTAAGCGCCTGTGCAGCCCCTGCTGGGAGGTGAGGGACTCTGGCCTCGAGTTCCTGACCCAGATGATCGGACGCTGGGGAG GGCAGGCCGGCTTCAGACATGCACTCCTCGCTTCCGAGGTGCCCGAGCTCACCGAGCAGCTCCTGCGAGACCCTGAGAGTTACGTCCGTGCGAGTGCAGTGGCCGCCATGGGACAGCTCTCCAGCCAGGGGCTGCGCGTCACCCCCGCCAGCCCCGAACACCCAGGGGGCCAGCAG AAGAGCCTGCTCGCGGAGCTCCTACACATCCTGTCCACAGACTCGGAGGGATTCCCCCGGAGGGCTGTCATGCACGTCTTCACCCAGTGGCTGAGGGACGGGCACGCCGACGTGGCGAGGGACACGGAACGGTTTGTGGCCAGGGTGCTCCAGGTGGCGAGCCAGGATCTGGACTGGGAGGTCCGGGCTCAGGGCCTTGAGCTGGCACTGGTGTTCCTGGAGCAGACGCTGGGCCGACCCAGCTCCCACTGTCCCTATGCCGTGACCCCGCCCGTGGCGGCCCCGCCGAGCCCACTGGCCCAGGCCCTGCGGCCACTCTGCCGAGTGCAGCTCTTCGAGTTTGCCTTTCGTGCCTTGTTTGACTGTGACCGACCCGTGGCTCAGAAGTCCTGTgaccttctcctcttcctgagGGCCCAGACTGCTTCCTACAGCGGCCCGCAGGGGTCCGGGAGTGTCCCTGAGGTGGCCTCTGTGGAGGCCGCCCTGCAGAGGTGGCAGGCAGGTGATCAGGGCCAGCCACTGGGGTACCTGGAGCCCGAGGTCGTGGTGGCTGTGCTGAGGTCTATGGACCTGGAGGGCCTTCGGGGCGCATTGGCCGAGAGCAGCGACCGCGTAGAAAAGAGCCCTCGGTCGCTCCTGCAGGACATGCTGGCCACGGTGGGCGCTCTGGGGGAGGACGAGGCGGACTGCTACTGA